A single window of Gavia stellata isolate bGavSte3 chromosome 14, bGavSte3.hap2, whole genome shotgun sequence DNA harbors:
- the FRMPD3 gene encoding FERM and PDZ domain-containing protein 3 gives MLKKEALLLIPNVLKVFLENGQIKSFTFDGRTTVKDVMVTLQDRLSLRHIEHFALVLEYSSPEQSHRFLLLQDKQPLAHVVQRTHYHGMRCLFRVSFFPKDPVELLRLDPAAFEYLYIQSRNDVIRERFGTDPKPEMLLGLAALHIYITVSATRPSQKVSLKNVEKEWGLEPFLPPSLLQLIKEKSLRKSLSQQLKAHQNQPGGTKVSTAQAKLQYLRILNELPTFAGVLFNTVGLDEKQPATTLLVGPRHGISHVIDLKTNLTTVLSEFSKVSKIQLFRENQGVARVETSILDAKPLVLLMEWPEATNFACLIAGYCRLLVDSKKMIFSRALSQPPPTQIIKADYINAHNLHRSATAAGHTGKKESGLVGGSATSAGAAGAAATRALDSELISFCYLHMQEQRKERESRTDINENLIFFEETRPRTKSDPTSKSSGQGYNGAANKYDPDGLDLDRHASRARAHTIDTHLRSDTSHFYCKSCQAKIKSRLASCKGGKPGSARDNMVDLMSLPPPGSDEEEDETTSLLPAIAAPPPGFRDNSSDEDDPKRRAAAQSQEQGRHLCGILYDEIPVTLIDNVQPRTVRDHAQELDDALVSTLQALEALAASEDCPHPPPQQTAGLIVLAAITPESSLDSGHETNSSELTDVSEMVSAMKQHQNAAYFLAQHINKENLLARKDLPFRIQSCAAQAVLTSPYPLSHQEPSPSLKPAFSHPSPNLTNCKSKQEQQHAERSYTLAVQPVLTPQLNEQNRGAPVPGFECKCAGHTKAAFEVSLHATAALSREQSQDLQEKMPKEVQPSSKLLLEQKSGVTPAVISAALQQVANAKGSAPQVVAASKEDKNMNGTSSCASTSSKPLKLKGGPQTAETLCNCQQQQQLSPQQHCEVSPSPKEAHGSKAEAFHLTPAGEEIVPGKTFASKSYQQKVSRDAPGKAASGEPGQKAGGEATSLIFQKHTAPSNQGQKVQQESSAKSLKAESSNLHSPPPGSTFRGTSEEPKGPIQLVPRSESLQISTVPSKKVEKVLEVTQQDADVPAKPKAPKAPFRLRNLFAATFPTRLKKETDERQAQLQKVKQYELEFLEELLKPKSKGDLPPQEYLHPPAHGRCSCQLRSSPVQKVPGMSREQRRSCDCKRICRGARPPPNQLVMPELERRGKGKVTDDQKQAEAIRLTSMSSPSKGKRIRSTSLESRDYLSDPENSVSCLTTCTSRGECMGAPHYRKLLRRYSVSELDKTDRTSLSSDIYQNIYTTKQKGPQKEPEPSILCPVLKSKIQEVSGMVDPSYVQIAQEKKNQKGSAVFSVQEEMYPSPAELPDEDMEDEKCCSIRYCFYYRKCDVADDGSEKDELSYSIPMQILPGMKLDNQMVPVMSRTLQVLDATACSSSNDSETQEIDLRTSSFEGSLAKINTLRGHAYSFPNGFLQVQLDTNELLTILRQCVVSPDIQDCKPHISQLAEYKQELTLKFKEFRASCRRMAAVNKSPTHMLSAITSSFQVLSSLIETFVRLAYVVRSGYQRQELLTKVEEVVRNYTFLLKAAEESTARTLSHQQTVEQLAHQSATVATVMSTLTRSLKTLINK, from the exons ATGTTGAAGAAAGAAGCTCTCCTCCTCATTCCCAACGTGCTGAAGGTTTTCCTGGAGAACGGGCAGATCAAATCCTTCACGTTTGATGGCCGAACCACTGTGAAG GACGTGATGGTGACGTTGCAGGACCGCCTGTCCCTGAGACACATTGAGCACTTTGCCCTGGTCCTGGAGTATTCCAGCCCGGAGCAGAGCCACCGGTTCCTGCTGCTCCAGGACAAGCAGCCATTGGCCCAC GTTGTGCAGAGGACACACTACCATGGCATGAGATGCCTTTTCCGTGTGAGCTTCTTCCCCAAGGACCCGGTGGAGCTGCTACGCCTGGATCCTGCAGCGTTTGAGTACCTGTACATCCAG AGCCGCAACGATGTGATCAGAGAGCGCTTCGGCACAGACCCCAAGCcagagatgctgctggggctggctgccctCCACATCTACATCACTGTCTCAGCCACCCGCCCCAGCCAGAAGGTCTCCCTCAAGAATGTGGA GAAGGAGTGGGGCCTGGAGCCCTTCCTGCCCCCCTCACTCCTGCAGCTCATCAAAGAGAAGAGCCTCCGGAAATCCCTCTCGCAGCAGCTCAAAGCCCACCAGAATCAGCCTGGAGGCACCAAG GTCTCCACAGCCCAGGCGAAGCTGCAGTACCTGAGGATCCTGAACGAGCTGCCCACCTTTGCTGGGGTCCTCTTCAACACAGTGGGACTG GACGAGAAGCAGCCAGCCACCACGCTTCTGGTGGGACCCCGGCATGGCATCAGCCACGTCATCGACCTCAAGACCAACCTCACCACAGTGCTGTCGGAGTTCAGCAAGGTCAGCAAGATCCAACTGTTCAGGGAGAACCAGGGGGTGGCCCGCGTGGAGACGAGCATCCTGGATGCCAAG CCACTGGTGTTGCTGATGGAGTGGCCTGAAGCTACCAACTTCGCCTGCCTGATCGCAGGCTACTGCCGTCTTCTGGTGGACTCCAAGAAGATGATATTCTCCAGGGCCCTCAGCCAGCCGCCCCCGACTCAGATTATCAAGGCAG ATTACATCAACGCACACAACCTCCACCGGTCTGCCACGGCGGCGGGGCACACGGGAAAGAAAGAGAGCGGGTTGGTGGGTGGCTCTGCCACCAGCgcgggagcagccggggctgcagccACCAGGGCTTTGGACTCGGAGCTCATCAGCTTTTGCTACCTGCACATGcaagagcagaggaaggaaagagagagcagGACGGATATCAatgaaaacctgattttttttgaggaaaCTCGTCCCAGGACCAAATCTGACCCCACTTCCAAAAGCTCTGGCCAAGGCTACAATGGGGCAGCTAACAAGTACGACCCGGATGGCCTTGACCTAGACAGGCACGCGAGCAGGGCCAGGGCACACACTATAGACACCCACCTGCGGAGCGACACCTCGCACTTCTACTGCAAGTCCTGCCAAGCCAAAATCAAGAGCCGGCTGGCCTCATGCAAGGGCGGCAAGCCTGGCAGTGCCCGGGACAATATGGTGGACTTGATGTCGCTTCCCCCTCCCGGGAGCGATGAAGAAGAAGACGAGACGACGTCCCTGCTCCCCGCCATTGCCGCCCCTCCTCCCGGCTTCCGAGACAACAGCTCGGATGAGGATGACCCCAAGCGCCGAGCAGCTGCCCAAAGCCAGGAGCAGGGCCGGCACCTCTGTGGTATCCTCTACGATGAGATCCCTGTCACGCTAATAGACAATGTGCAACCACGGACAGTCCGAGACCATGCCCAAGAGCTGGATGATGCCCTGGTGTCCACCCTGCAGGCGCTGGAAGCCCTGGCTGCTTCAGAGGATTGTCCGCATCCCCCACCGCAACAGACAGCAG GTCTTATTGTCCTGGCTGCCATCACTCCTGAGTCATCCTTGGATTCTGGCCATGAAACCAACTCTTCAGAGCTAACTGATGTCTCGGAGATGGTCTCTGCTATGAAGCAGCATCAGAACGCAGCCTACTTCCTCGCTCAACACATCAACAAAGAAAACCTCCTGGCCAGAAAGGACTTGCCTTTCCGAATCCAGAGTTGTGCTGCCCAGGCTGTTCTCACCTCACCCTACCCCCTCAGCCACCAGGAGCCGAGCCCTTCATTGAAGCCAGCTTTCTCTCACCCAAGCCCCAACCTTACCAATTGCAAGAGCaaacaggagcagcagcatgCCGAGCGGAGCTACAccttggctgtccagccagtgCTGACCCCCCAGCTTAACGAGCAGAACAGGGGGGCTCCAGTGCCAGGCTTTGAATGCAAATGTGCAGGCCACACAAAAGCTGCCTTTGAGGTATCTCTGCATGCCACAGCAGCCCTGAGCAGGGAGCAGTCACAGGATCTACAAGAGAAGATGCCCAAAGAGGTCCAGCCGAGCTCCAAGCTCCTCCTGGAACAAAAAAGTGGTGTAACTCCAGCCGTCatttcagctgctctgcagcaagtgGCAAATGCAAAAGGCTCAGCTCCCCAAGTGGTAGCAGCCTCAAAAGAAGACAAGAACATGAATGGTACCAGCAGCTGTGCATCAaccagcagcaagcctttgaaacTTAAAGGAGGTCCACAAACTGCAGAGACATTATGCaactgtcagcagcagcagcaactctCTCCGCAGCAGCACTGTGAAGTTTCTCCAAGTCCTAAAGAAGCTCATGGCAGTAAGGCTGAAGCTTTCCACCTCACCCCAGCAGGTGAGGAGATTGTGCCCGGTAAGACTTTTGCCTCTAAAAGCTACCAGCAAAAAGTGAGTAGAGATGCTCCAGGAAAAGCTGCAAGCGGAGAGCCAGGTCAGAAGGCAGGTGGCGAAGCCACGAGCCTCATCTTTCAGAAACACACAGCTCCTTCAAACCAAGGACAGAAGGTGCAACAGGAAAGTTCAGCCAAAAGCTTAAAAGCTGAGAGTAGCAACCTGCACTCTCCACCACCTGGTAGCACTTTCAGGGGCACCAGTGAGGAACCCAAAGGGCCAATCCAGCTGGTGCCCAGATCCGAAAGCCTGCAGATCAGCACTGTGCCTTccaaaaaagtagaaaaagtcCTGGAGGTGACCCAACAAGATGCTGATGTCCCAGCTAAACCCAAAGCTCCAAAAGCTCCCTTCAGGTTAAGGAACCTGTTCGCTGCAACATTTCCAACCCGGCTGAAGAAGGAGACGGATGAGCGGCAGGCCCAGTTGCAGAAGGTAAAGCAGTATGAGCTGGAATTCCTTGAAGAGCTGCTCAAGCCAAAGAGCAAAGGTGACCTCCCACCACAGGAGTATCTACACCCTCCTGCCCATGGGCGCTGCAGCTGCCAGCTAAGGAGCAGTCCTGTGCAGAAAGTCCCAGGGATGTCCAGGGAGCAAAGGCGCAGCTGTGACTGCAAGCGGATTTGCAGGGGGGCAAGGCCACCCCCTAACCAGCTGGTGATGCCAGAactggagagaagagggaagggtAAAGTTACCGATGACCAGAAGCAGGCAGAAGCCATTAGGTTGACAAGCATGAGCAGCCCTTCCAAAGGCAAGCGGATACGATCCACAAGTTTAGAGTCCAGAGACTACCTGTCAGATCCAGAGAACAGTGTGTCCTGTTTGACAACGTGCACTTCCCGGGGGGAGTGCATGGGTGCTCCACACTACAGGAAGCTCTTGCGTCGCTACAGTGTCAGTGAACTAGATAAGACTGATAGGACATCCCTGTCCTCTGACATCTACCAGAACATCTATACAACCAAGCAGAAAGGTCCCCAGAAAGAGCCTGAGCCCAGCATCCTTTGTCCTGTTTTGAAGAGCAAAATCCAGGAAGTCTCTGGAATGGTTGACCCCTCCTATGTCCAGATagcacaggagaaaaagaacCAGAAGGGTTCAGCAGTGTTCTCTGTCCAGGAGGAGATGTATCCAAGTCCTGCTGAGCTGCCAGATGAAGACATGGAGGATGAAAAGTGCTGCTCCATCCGGTACTGCTTCTACTACAGGAAATGCGATGTTGCAGATGATGGGAGCGAGAAGGATGAGCTGTCCTATTCCATCCCCATGCAGATACTCCCAGGAATGAAGCTGGACAATCAGATGGTCCCAGTCATGAGCAGGACTCTTCAGGTCCTAGATGCAACAGCCTGCAGCAGTTCCAATGACAGTGAGACCCAGGAAATAGACTTAAGGACCTCCAGTTTTGAGGGGAGCTTGGCAAAGATCAACACCCTTCGAGGCCATGCCTACAGCTTTCCCAATGGGTTTCTGCAAGTGCAGCTGGACACCAATGAGCTCCTGACTATCCTGAGGCAGTGTGTGGTGAGCCCGGACATCCAGGACTGCAAACCCCACATCTCCCAGCTGGCAGAGTACAAGCAAGAGCTCACTCTCAAGTTCAAGGAGTTCCGGGCATCCTGCCGCCGCATGGCAGCCGTCAACAAGAGTCCGACTCACATGCTCTCCGCCATCACAAGTAGCTTCCAGGTGCTAAGCAGCCTCATCGAGACGTTTGTGAGGCTGGCGTACGTCGTGCGCTCGGGGTACCAGCGCCAAGAGCTGCTGACGAAGGTGGAAGAAGTGGTGAGAAACTACACCTTCCTCCTGAAAGCTGCGGAGGAGTCCACAGCCAGAACACTGAGCCACCAGCAAACGGTGGAGCAGCTTGCCCACCAGTCAGCCACAGTTGCCACTGTCATGAGCACGCTCACACGCTCCCTAAAGACGTTGATCAATAAGTAA